Genomic DNA from Methanofollis sp. W23:
CCGGTCCTCCTCCTGCATGATCGCGATCCCGCCGACAAGTTCGTGCCTGGGCAGGACCTCGTGATGGGGGAAGGGTTTGAATTCCGCTTCCTCGGCCCCTTCCACCTCTTCGACGAGCGGGAGGAGGAGGTCGTCGCCGTCGGCACAGGGGCGCACGCTCCGGTCAAGGAGTCCTCCGGCGATGAGGGCCTGCCTCTCGTCTTCCGCACGCTTTTTCTCCACCCGCAGACACCATCGCCGCACTCTCTCTTCGTCCTCCATCGTATACTATCTCTCCCTGGCTCAGTCACCAAGAGGGCTCAGATATCCTCATCGAAACGGGTGGAAACCCCGGATTAAAGGATTCCATAAATTCAAAAGGTATCATGTCCCTCTATACTTCCATGGAAGATGCTCTTGCAAGACTAAAAAAAGGAACCCTCAAACTCTATGCCCTGGAAAAGGAACTTCCGCCCAAAGAGGCGGTTCAGGTGCGGCGGACCTTTGTCGAGGAAGAGAGGGGGGCGGACCTGGCGGCTCTCGGTAGTTTTTCCATCGGGCTCGACCGGGTGGTCAGGCGGAACATCGAGAATATGATCGGGGCGATCCAGGTGCCGGTCGGGGTGGCAGGGCCGGTGCAGGTGAACGGCGAGTACGCGAGGGGCGAGTACTATCTGCCGCTTGCCACCACCGAAGGGGCGCTCGTCGCCTCCGCCAACCGGGGAGCCTCGGCGATCACGAAGGCGGGCGGTGCCGAGGTCAGGGTGGTCAGGGACGGGATGACCCGGGCGCCGGTCTTTGCGGCCCGTGACGTGGTGCACGCAAAAGAGGTGGCAGACTGGACGACCGCACACATCGCCGACCTTGCCGCGGCCGCCGAGAAGACCACCTCGCGGGGTAAACTCCTCTCGGTCACTCCTTATGTCACCGGCACCAGCGTCTTCCTCCGTTGCGCCTACGACACCAAGGACGCGATGGGGATGAATATGGCGACCATCGCCACCGCCGCGATCGCCGATCTCGTCGAGGCCAGGACCGGGGCGCGGCTCATCGCTCTTTCGGGCAATATGTGCGTGGATAAGAAACCGGCGGCGATCAACCTCATCGAGGGGCGGGGCAAGACGGTCGTCGCGGGGGTCAGTCTCTCCGCCGACCTGATCCAGCGGGTCTTCAAGACCGACGCGGCGACCCTGGTCGAGGTCAACTACCGCAAGAACCTCATCGGGTCAGCGCGTGCCGGGGCGCTGGGGTTCAACGCCCATGCGGCGAACTTGGTCGCCGCTATGTACCTTGCCTGCGGCCAGGACCCGGCCCATGTCGTCGAGGGGAGCAGCGCGATCACCACCGTCGAGGCGACCGATGACGGGGTCTATATCTCGGTCACCCTCCCGGCCGTCCAGGTGGGGACGGTCGGCGGCGGGACCGGGATCGATACCCAGGCGGCGTGTCTCCGTCTCCTGGACGTGGCAGGTGGCGGCGAGCCAGAAGGAACGAACGCAAAGGCCTTTGCGGAACTGGTGGGGGTCGGGGTGCTTGCCGGTGAACTCTCGCTCCTCGGGGCCCTTGCCGCTCATCATCTTGCACGAGCACACAAAGAGCTCGGGCGCGGATAGGTCGCTCACCGTTTGGATGGGGGCCGTCCCCCCGCACCACTTTTTTTGGGCTCTGTAGAATTTTTCATGAGGCGAGCGCCCCCCTCAAGCATACGCGATGAAAAATCAGATCAGATCTGGATCGATTCTTGACCTTCATCCTTGCGTTCGTGGAGTGAATCGAAGTCGAGTGTCATGCCGCCCCTACCTATCCTCGTCGTGGGGGTCCGGGGGCATGGCCCCCGGCGCGAGATTGCGGGAAAGATTTGATGATTTGAGGCGGCAGTTCCATCTGAATAATTATCTATCCTCTGCTTATCGGCTTCAACGGAATATGGCGAGTTCACACTCTCATGCAAACCTGAAGAAAGGATCGTCAGGATCATTTTCATAGTAAATTCCCTGGATGGTCATCTCTACGGGGGACTTGCCGCCCTCATCGCAGAATCTTCACTGCCCTCTCACGCCGGGGGGTTTCACCCCCCGGGCTCCCACGGAGCGAGGATAGGTGGGGGCGGCACAATGATTGAGTTCTGTTCGCTCACCGGACGTAGGGAGATCGGCTTTGTAGAAACCCATATCTCTTCCAGGTGTGAGTGTAACCTGATCACCTTCCCTCATGCTCTCGCCGCGGGCGCTGCCTGCCCCCGGACCCCCGGGATGAAGATAGAGACGGGAAGGCAGAGTACATGGTTCTTGAAGAAGAGATTTGCCGCCCTCGACCCATCGTGCGGCGGGGGGACCGGGGGGTGCACCCCCCGCCACCGAGAGGGATCAGGAGGAATTCTACAGAGCCGGAAAATCAAAGATCGATCTGTTCTCACACCGCGGAGTTACATGGATGTCCATCACGTATGCGTGAGTCCAGGGCCCGTGCCTGGTATCTACAGAGCGGATGTAACAACGTCTTCCCGCTGTCGTGTAGCGGCACACAATCTTCATCTGCTGTTCATGGGGCGTGCGTTCACCACCCGCGGGTGTACTCCCCGGCGCAGGGCATGCAGAGGACCTTGCCGTCGACGAGTCGCGCCCTTGCCTCTGAGACCTGCTCGCCGCATTTCGCACAGGTATAGGACCGAAAGATCCTGGCCCGCTCAGGCACCTTGGGGGTGACTTCATGGACCAGGAAGATCTCCTCTGCGGGCCGCGTCTTGATCGCCTCGCAGAGGGTGTGCAGGTGATGGACATAGGCCTCACGCTCCTCCTGTGTCGCCTCACCTGAGCGCACCTTCCCCTTGAGGGAGTGGAACTCGGGGTCGAGCGAGTCCATCGTGACGTCTCCTCTGCTTGCCACCCGCACGGCCTTGCCGTTCGTCCTGTTGATGAAGGTCCAGGCGTTCTTCCCGAAGTCCCTGAGGATCAGGTTCCCCTTCCCGACCGTGCACCCGGTCATCACCTGCACGGCGTCGACCCCGCAGGCATCGTTCTCCACGATGGTGACCAGTTCTTCGTCAGGGGCACGGGTGGCGCCGACCTGCTCCATCCCAATGAGGGCGGCCCGGTAGCCGATAGTGACGCCAGGGCAGAGATGGCCATGGAAACGGACAACATCGTCAAAGTCAGGGCATGCACAATCCATGTTCATAGATCTTGCCTGATCAAAGATACTCTTTGTGATCGATGGCGGCACCAGTCATATTTGGTCACACCGTCCCTCGTTAAAATAGAACATGCCCTCCTTCCTGCCCCCTGGTATCCCTGTCCGACCAGGGTCTTTCTCTTGCAGGCACAGGGCAGGGACCAGACCATACAGGGCGTCGTCGTGGCCCCAGGCCGTGGGGAGATCACGCACAGATCTACGAAAAACAATGAATTAAGGCCATAGGAGAAGCAATCAAATTTCGAATATCTTATATAGCAATCTTCCCAAAATGGATCATTCATATGAAACTCGCGCACCTCGCCCCCCTCCTTGGCCTCTGCATCCTCGTCCTTTCCTGGACCTGCGGCTGCACCTCGGCGCCAGACGGCGGGGGCGGGATCCAGGACATTACTACCGAGCCCACCGTGGAGCGGATCGGACTCGAAGAGGCACTTCGAGATCTTGAAGTCCTCGACGGTGAGGGACTCGAGGATCTGACCGGGATGGAGATCGTCACGGTGAGCGGGTCTGGTGTGGACTCAACCGGGAACGCGACCACATGGACGCTTGGGGTGCGGCAGGCCGAGAACACCTCGCTCATGGTCCATTCCCAGAGTGGATGGTCGCGGTATGTCTGGCATGGTCCGCTCCCTGATGGACGGGTGGAGATGGAGGCAACCGTCATGCCCGCGGCCCTGTACCAGGGGCATGCCGACGAGATCAAGGGCCTCGGCGAGGTGACCGACCTCACGCTCATCGACGGGGTCTACACGATCAGGTCTGAGGAAGACCAGACCAGGTCTCTCACCTTTGATGCGCAGGGCACGGAGGCGGCTGCATGAGCCTGCGAGACGACGACTCGGCCCTCCTCTCCATCGACTTTCTCGCGGGGTTCACGGTCTTTCTCCTCGCCTTCATCGTGGCGGCCTCGATGGTCCCTGGCATGCTTGCCTCGCTCCAGAGTTCGACCGTCGACCACGACGCCGTCGCCTACCGGACCGGGGTGATCCTGGCCGAGGATCCAGGGTGGTGGTTCGACGAGGTGACGATGACCGGGCACACCCACTGGGAAGGTGAGCGGACCGCACTCGACTCCATCAAGCGGATGGGACTTGCGATCTCAAAGGACACTCCAGGCATCCTCTCGATGGGGAAGGTGGACCGGTTCTTCAACCAGACCGAGTACAATGCCAACCCGGAGTTTTATTCCAGCAATCTCTTCTTCTCTGACTACCCGTACGCCTTCAACATCTCGCTGAAGGAGGTGGAGAGTGGCGACACCTATACCATCGGGTCGCCTGTCCCGAAGGACACCACCGACTATGGGTCGATCAGGCGGATGGTGATGCTGAAGGAGGTGGGGCCGGTGGTCCTGAACTCTTCAACCCTGAATAGTTCAGGTATTACCGGCGCCAAGACCTTCGCGATCAGGCTGGACTTCTCTGAGATCATGAATCAATCCCTGGCCTACCGGGTCGACCCCTATGAGGACAGGATCGAGGTGAGACTTGAAGATCTCGATCATTATTCTGGCAGCGAAGATGTCATGTTAGAGGATTTAGATCTCTACCGGGGACCAAGCAAGATCCCCACCAACCGGCTCAAGGACACACGGTACTCCATCTTGAAAGTCGGCGATGAGATAAAAAATCCAGATACAAAGCCGTCTATTATAGCCAATAACATCTCCCTCATCCTGGAGCCAGGCTTCTTCACCTATGACATCGTCAAGCCGAGCCAGACTGTGGACATAAAGTTCACCTTCAACAAAACTGCCGACGCTAGTTGGACATATCTCAACGGCACCTATGATTACGCGTCCACCCCCTCCCCCCTCAAACCCGCCGTCCTGGAGGTGGCCATATGGTAGACGACTCGGCCCAACTCTACACCATCGAGGGATTTGCCGCCGCATTCATCATCCTGGCGACTGCCTATCTCATCTCAGGGACGACGAGCATCTACACTCCGGGCGATTCGCATATCACCGACATGCAGCTTGAGCAGATCGGCAACGACGTCCTGGCGGTGATGGACACGCCGACGATGGAGGACGGCGAGAGCGAACTTGTGGGATATCTCAAAGATTGGAACACTAATGATTTTAACACCACTTTCCTGAATCGTCTGAACAGTCGAACATCAGGAAAAGACACCCTCCAGTTCGCTGCCTCGATCTCGTACCGTGACGTCGACAATGTTGTACAGAACACACCGTTCATCTCATCGCAAACACGGACCGGCTACGAGCAGGCGGTGCGGGTGACGCGGCTGGTGACGGTGCCAGAAGATAATCCCAGGCCGGAGGGGTGTCCACTCCAAAATCGTGAGCAGGTCGTCCTCCTGGAGGTGTTGATATGGAGAAGTTAAACGACGAGGCACAATGGATCGTGCTGATGGGTTTCATGGTGGCGGCGGCCTTCTTCTTCCTGGCCCTTGTCATCAACCAGTCCACCCTGGTCGGGCAGACCACCGCCGAAGGGGTGCTCGAGTTCCCGAAAGAGGAGATCAGGGACGTGAAGAGCGAGGTGGCCGCGATCGTCGCCGCCGACAACGCCGACGAAGAACTCTGGGAAGACATCGAGGCGCTCTATATTGCACGCAAGAACGCCGTCGTGGATATTAGCGAATCTGTGAACATTGGTGATACCACATTCACCGAGGTCAAGATCCACTTCAACAACGGGGTGACCGAGTATGATGAGACTGCACACTACTGACGAGGAAGGGGTCTCCAACCTGGTGGAGTACATGATCATCTCGGGGATCCTGGTGGTCCTCCTCATCGTCATGACCTTTGCGGTGAACGCGATCTTCATGGAAGGCCCTTCTGACCGCCTCGCCTACCACTCCTTCACCGATATCGGCAACGGGATCTCGACGCGGATCGTCGATGTCTACGTGCTCGCCCCTGACAATGGCTCGATCGTCACCGCCTTCGACATCCCAGACGACGTCGCCGGGCAGGACTACCAGGTCAGCCTCGATGTGGGACACACTG
This window encodes:
- a CDS encoding FmdE family protein, yielding MDCACPDFDDVVRFHGHLCPGVTIGYRAALIGMEQVGATRAPDEELVTIVENDACGVDAVQVMTGCTVGKGNLILRDFGKNAWTFINRTNGKAVRVASRGDVTMDSLDPEFHSLKGKVRSGEATQEEREAYVHHLHTLCEAIKTRPAEEIFLVHEVTPKVPERARIFRSYTCAKCGEQVSEARARLVDGKVLCMPCAGEYTRGW
- the hmgA gene encoding hydroxymethylglutaryl-CoA reductase (NADPH) → MEDALARLKKGTLKLYALEKELPPKEAVQVRRTFVEEERGADLAALGSFSIGLDRVVRRNIENMIGAIQVPVGVAGPVQVNGEYARGEYYLPLATTEGALVASANRGASAITKAGGAEVRVVRDGMTRAPVFAARDVVHAKEVADWTTAHIADLAAAAEKTTSRGKLLSVTPYVTGTSVFLRCAYDTKDAMGMNMATIATAAIADLVEARTGARLIALSGNMCVDKKPAAINLIEGRGKTVVAGVSLSADLIQRVFKTDAATLVEVNYRKNLIGSARAGALGFNAHAANLVAAMYLACGQDPAHVVEGSSAITTVEATDDGVYISVTLPAVQVGTVGGGTGIDTQAACLRLLDVAGGGEPEGTNAKAFAELVGVGVLAGELSLLGALAAHHLARAHKELGRG